From one Chloroflexota bacterium genomic stretch:
- a CDS encoding DUF3850 domain-containing protein, which yields MSAPARYELRPPTCHVLKCWPEFFQPISSGHKTCELRRDDRGGFRSGDMLLLQEWDPEMGAYTGAVLFCAVSHVLTGTETLKWIGLQEGYALLSIQLMTVVPT from the coding sequence GTGAGCGCACCCGCGCGCTACGAGCTGCGCCCGCCGACCTGTCACGTGCTGAAGTGCTGGCCGGAATTCTTTCAGCCGATCAGCTCGGGTCACAAGACGTGCGAGCTGCGCCGCGACGACCGCGGCGGCTTCCGTTCCGGCGACATGTTGCTACTCCAAGAATGGGATCCCGAGATGGGAGCGTACACCGGCGCCGTGCTCTTCTGTGCCGTCTCGCACGTGCTCACCGGCACGGAGACGCTGAAGTGGATCGGGCTGCAGGAAGGGTACGCGTTACTGTCGATCCAGCTGATGACGGTGGTGCCCACATGA